A window of the Hordeum vulgare subsp. vulgare chromosome 5H, MorexV3_pseudomolecules_assembly, whole genome shotgun sequence genome harbors these coding sequences:
- the LOC123397959 gene encoding thioredoxin-like 3-1, chloroplastic: MGEIHSMEALDAALASSVDHNQPIIIDWMASWCRKCIYLKPKLEKIAREFPGVGFYFVDVNKVPQAVVKRGNISKMPTIQVTSYLFFEFLCLALYG; this comes from the exons ATGGGCGAGATACACAGCATGGAGGCCCTCGACGCCGCGCTCGCCTCCTCCGTCGACCACAACCAGCCCATCATCATCGACTG GATGGCCAGCTGGTGCCGGAAATGCATCTACCTCAAACCCAAGTTGGAGAAGATAGCAAGAGAATTCCCAGG AGTCGGGTTTTACTTTGTGGATGTCAATAAAGTTCCACAGGCCGTGGTGAAAAGAGGCAACATAAGT AAAATGCCTACTATTCAGGTAACGTCGTATTTATTTTTCGAATTTCTGTGTTTGGCACTTTATGGCTGA
- the LOC123396354 gene encoding cytochrome c oxidase subunit 6b-3-like: MRQDMETLLGTTWRPCWVYGSFFYRFEPCNHLPIFCLIDYHWLLLFLFSIRCPDLTDNILLIYQIEIKTTPADFCFPTTNHTRHYFTRYVEFHRCVSAKGDEAAKCEKFAKYYRSLCPAEWVDKWNEQRENETFIGPL, translated from the exons ATGCGCCAAGACATGGAGACCCTGTTGGGTACc ACATGGAGACCCTGTTGGGTGTATGGATCATTTTTCTATCGTTTTGAACCTTGTAACCATCTTCCAATTTTTTGTCTCATCGACTATCACTGGttacttttatttcttttctccatCCGCTGCCCCGACCTTACTGATAATATTTTGCTTATTTACCAGATTGAGATTAAAACAACACCTGCTGACTTCTGCTTCCCTACAACAAACCATACTAGGCACTATTTTACTCGTTATGTTGAGTTCCACAG GTGTGTGAGTGCCAAGGGGGATGAAGCTGCTAAATGTGAAAAATTTGCCAAGTACTACCGATCTCTTTGCCCAGCTGAATGG GTTGACAAGTGGAACGAGCAGAGGGAGAACGAGACATTTATAGGGCCCCTCTAA